A genomic segment from Centroberyx gerrardi isolate f3 chromosome 22, fCenGer3.hap1.cur.20231027, whole genome shotgun sequence encodes:
- the dap gene encoding death-associated protein 1 homolog, translating to MSSPPKEKVETKGGHLPAVKAGGMRIVQKHQAAVPEPPPPKDDKESEEYVSSSPPKPTVIVSGVITKGDKDFTPAAAQVAHQKPQPSVPKLPPTQHLNQHIHQPRK from the exons ATGTCGTCGCCGCCGAAGGAGAAGGTCGAGACTAAAGGCGGGCATCTCCCAGCAG tgaaGGCAGGCGGTATGAGGATAGTGCAGAAGCACCAGGCAGCTGTCCCAGAACCGCCACCGCCGAAAGATGACAAGGAGAGCGAGGAGTACGTGAGCAGCAG TCCACCAAAGCCCACCGTGATTGTGTCTGGAGTGATCACaaag GGTGACAAGGACTTCACCCCTGCAGCTGCCCAGGTAGCCCACCAGAAGCCCCAGCCTTCTGTGCCCAAGCTGCCCCCCACCCAGCACCTCAACCAGCACATCCACCAGCCACGCAAGTGA